From the Streptomyces nodosus genome, the window CACGGCGGCGGCGGGGGAGGTGGTCGTCGCCGTCCGTCACCTCGATGATCAGCCGGCGGTCCGTGCGCCTCAGGCGCAGCTTCATCGGCGGGGTGCCGTGCTGAAGCGAGTTGGCGACCAGTTCGCTCGCCGCCAGCACCCCCAGATCGTGCAGCTCCGCCGGGAACCGCCAGCTCGTCAGCACCCCGGAGGCGAACGCCCGGGCGCGTGGCGCCGCCTCCACCCCGCCGTGCAGCTCCAGCGCGGCGTTGCGGAAGAGGTCGCCGTCCGGGCCGTTACGCGCCGGGTGCTGGATGACCAGGACCGCCACATCGTCGTCGTGACCCGCCGTGACGCCCGCCGAGCGGAGCAGACGGTCGCAGATCACCTGCGGGGTGCCCGTGGCGCCCGCGAGCGCGGCCTCCAGTGCCTCGATGCCCTCGTCCAGGTCGGCGTCGCGGCGCTCCACCAGACCATCCGTGTAGAGGACGGCGGTGGAGCCGGGCGCCAGCGGCATCCAGCCCGAGGTGTGCATCCAGCCCCCGGTGCCGAGCGGTGGCCCGGTGGGGTCACCGGCGCGCAGGATCGCTCCGTTCTCGTCGCGGACCAGGATCGGCAGATGGCCCGCCGACGCGTACACCAGCCGGCCCTCGGTCGGGTCGTGCACGGCGTAGACACAGGTCGCGATCTGGTGGGCGTCGATCTCCGCGGCGAGGCCGTCGAGGAGCTGGAGCACCTCGTGCGGGGGCAGATCGAGGCGGGCGTAGGCACGGACCGCGGTGCGGAGCTGGCCCATCACCGCGGCCGCCCGCACGCCCCGGCCCATCACATCGCCGATCACCAGCGCCGTGCGGCCGCCGCCGAGGGTGATCACGTCGTACCAGTCGCCGCCGACCGCGGCCTCCGTGCCGCCGGGCTGATAGGTGGCGGCGATGCGCAGATCGTCGGGCTGTTCCAGCTCCTGGGGGAGCAGGGAGCGCTGCAGGGTCACCGCGGTCTCGCGCTGCTCGCGCTCGCTGGCGCGCAACCGCTCGGCGGCCTCCGCGTGCTCGGTGACATCGGCGGCGAAGACGAGCACGCCCCTGTCCCCGTCGTCCGGCATGTCCACGGGGGTGCAGGTGCACGTGTAGAAGCGGCCGCCGGGCCCCTTGCGGGACTTGACCGTGCGCGGCCGGGAACTGCGCAGCACCTGGTCCAGGAGCGGGAGCAGACCGAGCTCCTCCAGCTCGGGCAGCGCCTCGTGCGCGGGCTCGCCGGCCGATCGGATGCCGAACGCCGCCACATAGGCGTCGTTCACATAGGCGATGCGGTGGTCGGGGCCGTGGACCAGGGCGACGAGGGCCGGGATGCGGTCGAGTACGTCGCGCACCGGCAGCTCGTCGACCGCGGGCACCGTGTGCGAGCCGTCGGTGAGCCGCTCGGCACGGGCCGGTGGTACGGAGCCGTCCCCCGGCCGGTCCGCGGAGACCGTGTGCTCGGACCGCGCTGCCGCGCGGCGCTGCGTTCCGGGGAGCCGGGCGCTCCAGCGCGTGAAGTTCACCGAGTCCTTGCCTTGTCGTTGTCGTCGCCGGCCGGCTCCGGATCCGGTCGGGGTCCGGGGACCTGCCCCGGGGGTACGGCACAGGGGGAGAGTCTGCTGGATTCGCCCGGGTGAGGGTCACCCGCCCGGGGTCGTGGACCAGTCTGGCCGACGGAACCAACATCCGTCAGACGTCGGTCCCTCCGGCCGAGTTCCTGAATCCGGTCAGGACGACCCCTTCGGGTGGCCGGGCGGCTTGCCACCAGCCGCCAGTTCGAATTCCGCACGCGGATGCTCGAGGGAACCGAGGGACACGATCTCCCTCTTGAAGAGCCCGGCCAGCGTCCATTCGGCCATGACGCGGACCTTGCGGTTGAAAGTGGGCACCCTGCTCAGGTGGTACGTGCGGTGCATGAACCAGGCAGCGTAGCCCTTCAGCTTGCGCCCGTAGACATGCGCGACGCCCTTGTGCAGTCCCAGGGAGGCGACCGAGCCCACATATTTATGGGCGTACGTCTCCAGGGGTTCGCCGCGCAGCGCATGCGCGATGTTGTCGCCCAGGAGCCTGGCCTGGCGCACCGCGTGCTGGGCGTTGGGAGCGGTCTGCCTGCCGGGTTCCTCCGCGGTGACGTCGGGGACGGCGGCCGCGTCCCCCGCGGCCCACGCATGGGTGACGCCGTCCACGGTCAGCTGGGGGGTGCACTTCAGCCGGCCGCGCCCGTTCAGCGGCAGGTCGGTGGCCGCGAGGATCGGATGCGGCTTCACCCCGGCGGTCCACACGACCGTACGGGTCGGGAAGCGGGCGCCGTCGGAGAGGACGGCGACCCGGTCGGCGCACGATTCCAGCCGGGTCTCGAGGCGTACGTCGATATTGCGGCGGCGCAGCTCGGTGACCGTGTAGCGGCCCATCTCCTCGCCGACCTCGGGGAGGATGCGGTCGGTGGCCTCCACGAGGATCCACCTCATGTCCCCGGGCTTCACATTGTGGTAGTAGCGCGCGGCGTAGCGGGCCATGTCCTCCAGCTCGCCGAGCGCCTCCACCCCGGCGAATCCACCGCCCACGAAGACAAAGGTGAGCGCCGCGTCGCGGATCGCGGGGTCCCGGGTGGAGGAGGCGATGTCCATCTGCTCGATGACATGGTTGCGCAGGCCGATGGCCTCCTCGACGGTCTTGAAGCCGATGCCGTGGTCGGCGAGACCGGGAATCGGGAGGGTGCGCGAGACGGAGCCGGGAGCGAGCACCAGCTCGTCGTACGTCAGCTGTTCCGTCCGCCCGGTCTCCTCGCTGGCGAGCGTGCTGACGGTGGCGGTGCGCCGGGCGTGATCGATGGAGGTGGCCTCACCGATGATCAGCCGGCAGCGGTTCAGGACCCGGCGCAGCGGGACGACCACATGACGCGGCGAGATGGCGCCGGAGGCCGCCTCGGGCAGAAACGGCTGATAGGTCATATAGGGGTCGGTCGAGACCACCACGATCTCGGCCGCGCCCCGCTTGAGCTCCGCCTTCAGTCTCCGTTGCAGGCGCAGCGCCGAATAGAGGCCGACATAGCCGCCGCCGACGATGAGGATGCGCACACGCTTCCGGGGATCGGGGGGTGTTGCCCGATGGGTTGCAGCCGTCACCATCCCATGACGCACCCGTCTCCCGCGTTTGTCCACAGGCCGGACGAACTGTGTGACCGGAAGGCGGCACACCCCGGAGTTGGCCGGATTACCGGAGTAAGGAGAAGGGCAGCAGGTCAGCGAGGGTGAACGGGGTGAATGTCGGGGGTGCAATCGGGACGTAACCGCCCCGTACTCCGATCGGGGGGCGCTCCGTGCGGAACCTGCCCCTTCTGAATTGACTCCTGCTCAACTATGTTCGTGTCTCGACGGGGTGGAGGGGGCCGCGCTCGGCCGGCCCGCGAGGGGCGGGCCCGGACACGCAGGACGCTTTCCGTACGCTCCGGCTTCCGATGACGCGGAGAGTCTCCGGGGGGAGACGTCATGACCGGGGGAACGCTTATGCATATTCAGGATTCTCATTGGCCGTCTGCGTCCGCCGTCGCACCGGCGGGCCCGGTGAACGCGGCGGGCGGACTCGGCCGCGAGGACGGTCCACGGACGGCGCCGCTGCGCGTGGACGCACAGCGCAACCTGGAACATGTACTGCGCGCGGCACGCGAGGTCTTCGGCGAGCTGGGGTACGGCGCGCCGATGGAGGATGTGGCGCGGCGCGCCAGGGTCGGCGTCGGCACCGTGTACCGGCGTTTCCCCAGCAAAGAGGTGCTGGTGCGGCGGATAGCCGAGGAGGAGACCTCCCGGCTGACCGACCAGGCCAGAGCGGCGCTCGGCCAGGAGGACGAGCCGTGGTCGGCGCTCGCGCGATTCCTGCGGACCTCGGTGGCCTCGGGCGCGGGACGGCTGCTGCCGCCGCAGGTGCTGAAGGTGGGGGTCCCCGAGGACGCTCCCCAAAAGTCCGACGGGGCGGCGGTGGACGAGGCGCGGGTGCCGCAGCAGCGCACCCAGCCGGGAGGCGAGCTGCGCCTGGTCGAGCAGCGTCCGACGCCGGAGCCGGACGACTCGAGTGCGGGGACGCTGCTGGAGGTGGTCGGACAACTGGTGGAGCGTGCGCGCGCGGCGGGTGAACTGCGCGGGGACGTCACCGTCTCCGATGTGCTGCTGGTGATAGCGACGGCGGCACCGTCCTTACCGGATGCCGCCCAGCAGGCCGCGGCCTCGGCACGGCTGCTCGACATCCTTCTGGAGGGTCTGCGGTCCCGCCGGGCCTGAGTGGACCGGTCCGCCCCGAGGAGGGATCCAGCCGGAAGGACACGTTCGCCTGCCGGTTGCCGGGCCGACCCCGTATCGCCCGTTCCGGTGATCTCCTCCGTGCGGCGGGGCCGACCGCCGTTCCACCGGTGGGACGTCCCTGCCGGTGCGGACGAGCCCCCGTGGCCGTACGAAAAGCCCCGTACGGATGCTTCCGGCCGAGATGCCTGTGGCACCCTGACCGGTGTTCATGGGTGATGAAGCAGGCGGCGGGGGCTTTCCGGGATGAGTGTCGACGGACAGGACGAGTCGCTCGGTAGCGACGACGCGGAGACCGCGCGGCGGGTACCGGGCCAGGGCGGGCCGTCCCGGAGCGCCTCCGACGGCTCCAGCCCCGGTGGCGCACCGGGGCCCGCCGTGCCGCCGCAGCGCGACGGTGCCGGGCGGACGTCCTCCGGCGCGGGACTGCCGCCCTCGGACGCCGAGTTGATCCAGCGGATGCGCGGCGGCGACGACACGGCGTACGAGGAGCTGTACCGACGCCACTCCGGGGCCCTGCGCCGGTACGCCCGGACCTGCTGCCGCGACCCGCACACCGCGGAGGACCTCACCGCCGAGGTGTTCGCCCGCATGCTCCAGGCGGTGCGTGCCGGTTCCGGCCCCGAACACGCGGTACGCGCCTATCTGCTGACCACGGTCCGCCGGGTCGCCGCGACCTGGACCAAGACCGCGAAGCACGAGCAACTGGTCGACGACTTCGCGGTGTTCGCCACGCAGGCCGCGCGGCTGTCCGGGGCGCCCGGCGGTGCCCCGGACCCGGGTTCCCCCGGCACGGATGTGGAGCTGGGCGCCGATGTGCTCGCCCTGCACGAGGCCGAACAGTCCCTGGCCCGGCAGGCGTTCCGCTCGCTGCCCGAGCGCTGGCAGGCCGTGCTGTGGCACACCGAGGTCGAGGACGAGTCGCCGAGCGAGGTGGCCGCGCTCTTCGGGCTGGACGCCAACGGCACCCGTGTACTGGCCAGCCGCGCCCGCGAGGGCCTCAGACAGGCCTATCTCCAGGCCCATGTGAGCGCCGCGCTCGCCGGTGACGAGGAGTGCGCGCGCTACGCCGGCCAACTGGGCACCTATGCCCGCGGCAGACTGCGCACCCGGGCCGAACAGGGGCTGCGCAAGCATCTGGAGGAGTGCGCCGGATGCCGGCTGGCGGCGGCCCAGATCGAGGAACTCGCGAGCGGCATCCCCGCCGTCGTACCGGTCGCGGTCATCGGCTGGTTCGGCGCCGCCGGGTACGCCAAGGCGCTCGGTGTCATCGCCGGGGGCGCAGGAGCCGGGGCGGCGGGTGCCGCCGGAGCGGCTGCCACGGCGAGCGGTGGCGCCTCGGGAGGCGCGAGCTCGGGCGGCGCGGCCTCGGAGGGGCTGGGTGCGCCGTTGAAGGCCGCGGTCGCGGCGGGGGTCGTCGCGGTGGCGGCCGGCGCGATCGCCCTCGCGATGGTCGGCCACCAGAGAGCGGCCCACCCGCCCCAGGCCGAGGTGCCGGTCACCCAGGCCGTGGAGTCCCAGGTGCCCGCGCCGGTCCCGACGCCGGAGAAGCCGCCGGCCACCGGGCAGCCGGCGGTGCCCCCGGCACCGGCCGCACCGCCGACGCCCAGCGCCGCTCCCGCCCCGGTCGCCGTCGTGCTCCCCACACAGCCCGCGGCCTCACCACCCCCGGCTCCCACCGCACAGCCCACGCCCACGCCGACGCCCACATCGGCACCGGCACCGACATCGGCTCCCCCGTCGTCCCCCGCCCCGACGCCGACCCCCTCGCCGACTCCGGCCCCGACCTCGACGCCCACGGCGTCCGCCACGCCCACCCCGCCGGCCCCCGCGGTCTACCGGTGGAACGAACTGCCGTACGACCTCACCGGCGACGGCACCGGGCCCGAGATGCGGATCGGGGAGAGCACCTGGGTGTGGCAGCGCTGGGGGATGTCGATCGCCGACCGCTCCTATGCGTACGGGGTGACCGTGAGCGGCTCGTCGTCCGTCACCATCGCTCTCAACCGTCCGTGTGAGGCGTTCGACGCGCTGGTCGGCGTCGACGATCTGACCACGGGGCGGGGCAGGGTGCGGTTCTCGGTGTATGTCGACGGGGTTCAGGTGTGGCGGTCGCCGGTGATCGAGGACGGTCGCGTGGCGGTGCCGGTCCATGTGGGGCTCGGCGGGGACGACAGGACGGTCCGGCTGGTCGTGGAGCCCCGCGTCCGGCACCACGGCAAGACGTTCGCCGACTGGGCGGAGGCGCGGTTCAGCTGCCGGTAGTCGTATGACGGCGACACCGGCGATCGAGACGACGGCGATCGAGACAGAGGCATTCGAGACAGCGCGTTCGAGACAGCTGCTGTCGAGACGTCGGCGGTCGGAACGTCAGCGGTCGAGGACGTCGTCCGGCGTCGGCCGACCGGGCACCGGCCCGGTGCCGTCGCGCGCCCGGCGCGGGTCTACGCCCCCGCCCCTAGGACCCGCCCCCGGGGCGCGATGCCCGCCGGGACCGCGCGCGCCCGGGCCGGGGTGCCCGTCCAGCAGGTGCCGCGGCGGGCCAGCAGACGGCGCAGCCACAGCTCGAGGGAGACCAGGTCGGCGAGGCCGTCGAGGGGGAGCGGTGCGCCGTCCGCGGCGTCCCGCAGCGCCTCACGGACCACCCGGGCCTCCACCAGCCCCGCCTCCGCCAGCAGCGGTGTGTCGAAGAGGCTGATCAGGGAGTGCGCGGCGACCCGCACACCGGTCCGGGCCGCGGCCGCCGCGGAGGCGTGCGAGGGGGCGCCCCAGCCCAGGGGCAGCGGACCGACGCCCGCGCCCTCCAGCACCGTGCGCAGAATCGCCGCGCGCGCTCCCGGCCGCACCCGCAGCGCCTCGGGCAGCGCCCGGCAGGCGCGGACGACCTGGTTGTCCAGGAACGGCAGGTGCAGCCGCTGGGAGCGGATCTCGGCGGCCTGTTCCAGGACCCGTAGGTCCGCCGCCTGTCGGGCCAGCGCCGCACGCGCGCGGAAGTCACCCGGCCGCTGCCCCGGACCACCACCCGCGCGAGCCGCGGCTCCCTGGAGGCGAACCGATACTTCGGCGAGGGCCTCTCCGGTCAGCCAGCGCGCCGCAGGACCCGGTCTGGCCCAGGTGAGCGCGGCCAGCGACGCGCCCACGGCACCCCCGGGTTCCTCGAAGCGCCGCCGCATCAGCCGGTCGGCCAGGCCGTCGATCCCGGCCGGGTAGGAGGTGCGGGCCAGCTTCCGTGCCGCGCCGTACACCCGCGCGGGGACCATCACCGAGCCGTCCGCCTTCGCCAACGCGGCCACCGGGCGCACCAGATGGCGTCGCTTGCGGTCCATCAGCAGATCCGCGAGACGGGCCGGGTGGGCGTCGAGCACCTGGCGCGCGCCGTAGCCCGCGAGGTGGTCGGCGCTGCCCGCGGCCAGCCGGGCGCGGTGCCTGGCCGCCGTCACCAGGGAGGGGCCCGGTTCGTCCGTCAGCGGGCCGTCCAGGTCGGCGTAGGGGAGCATCTCCTCGCCGCCGGTCACCACCACATGGTGCAGACGGGGATTGGCCGCCAGGGCGCCGGCCCGCTCCAGCTCGGCCTCGCGTCCCCCGACGGCGAGGTCGTTGAAGGTGACGGCGAGCAGGCGCTCACCGGCCGCGGTGCCGTGCCCCAGGAGCGTTCCGGGCGTCCCGGGGAGACCGGCCGCGAGCAGTGCCAGCGTGCCCGAGGCCGGTCCCCCGGAGAGGTCGGCGCCGATCCCGGGGACGGGCATACCGCGCGCGGCACGGCGTTCCGCCGGTCCCATCCCGGGGACGGGGCCGGGGTCGACACCGCTGCCCGGGACGTGCCGGGGGGCCGCCAGACGGGCCCGTACCGCCTCCACGAGGGCGTCGCGCACCGCGTCCACCGCGGCGGACGGGTCCGCGGGCGGGGCCGCGACCGCCAGGGAGGCGACCGGTTCGTATCCGGCGATCTCCCGCGCCCCCGCGCGCAGGATGAGCGCATGCCCGGGCGGAATGCGCCGTACGCCGTCGTACGGGGTGGAGTCGTGCACCGCGGCCGGTACGTCGGGGGCGGCGAGAAGGGCCGCCAGATGCCCGAAGTCCAGGTCGGCCTCGATGAGATCGGCGAGCGGGAGCGCCGCGGTCGCATAGGCCGTGCCGCCCGCCCACGGGGTGTGGAACACCGGCCGCGCGCCCGCGAGGTCGCCGCACACCGTGGTCCTGCGTCCCACCCGCACCACGGCGGTGTAGCTGCCGGCCCAGGCGGTCAGATGGCGCAGTGCCCCTCCCCGGGCGGCGAACAGGCTGACGCGCAGCTCCTCGTCGGAGGCCCGGCAGGTGCCCAGGACCGCGATGCTGGTCTCCTCGTCGGCCTTCACGACGCGCACCTCGTCGGGGCGCCAGTCGCCGACCGCCCACAGCGGATCGGGGTCGCCCCACAGGAGTTGGGAGCCCACCGGGTGAACCGTCTCGCCGTCGTATCCGGTGGCTCCCGCCGAACCGGGTCCGGCGGTTGCAGCGGCGGTGCTGCTCCACCCCACCAACCACCGCATCGCCGCCTCCACAGGCTGTGGACAACCAGTGCACCGCACGAACGGACCCATGCTGCCACGAAGAAGGGGCGTGGGAGGGCGTCTGCCACGCCTTGTGCGCCCCGGGGTGCGCCCTTGTGAAGTCGCCCGTGAACCATTGAACTCCCGTGCGGGGCCCGGCGACGGACAGGCGGTCGAGAAGAGCGAGCGACGCGAATGCGCCCCCAAACGCTCCCTTTGAAACCCCGTTCGCGCCCTCAAGAGTGGTGGTCGGGGCCTTGATCGCTCCCGAGGGCCACCGCCTGTTTTCGGCCAAATCGGCCGCGAGTGGGCAAAGTTGCACACGCTCCGTACAGGCCCTGCGCAACGCACGGTCCGGGAGGCGGAATTCGCCCCCCGGACCGGTCCGCCGCCCGCGGGGATGTAGGCGGCGGTGTCCCCCAGCCCGCTGGATCCAGTGCAGCGGGCCGACCCACGCACGGCCCATGGAACCGCTCCGCCGACGGCCGGGAGAAGAGCGCACGGGCGGGCGCACGGCCACACACCCGGGGCACGCCACCACACTCCGTGCCGAGGTAACGGGCCACAATCCCGCCATCCGGATTTACGCCCCTTAACGCATGGGATGCGGCGAACTACGCTGGGTTTACGAATGCCGCGCGGTTATGCCACCGCCGCGGCAGCCGTCTGTGTCGAGGGGTGGCGCATGTCCAGGGAGCAACGCGGGCCGAACGACAAACTCGGCGCCGTTCTCGCCCTCGCGGGAATCAGCAACGCAGGACTCGCCCGGCGCGTCAACGACCTTGGTGCCCAGCGCGGGTTGACTCTTCGCTACGACAAGACCTCGGTGGCGCGCTGGGTGTCGAAGGGCATGGTGCCGCAGGGCGCCGCGCCGCACCTCATCGCCGCAGCCATCGGCCAGAAGCTCGGCCGCCCGGTGCCGCTCCACGAGATCGGTCTGGCGGACGCGGATCCCGCACCCGAAGTGGGCCTCGCCTTCCCCCGGGACGTAGGACAGGCGGTGAAGTCGGCGACCGAGCTGTACCGCCTCGACCTCGCCGGGCGCCGGGCCGGCGGAGGCGGCATCTGGCAGTCGCTCGCCGGGTCGTTCGCGGTGAGCGCCTATGCGACCCCTGCCTCCCGCTGGCTGATCGCCCCGGCCGACAGCTCGGTGGAACGCGAGTCCGGCTTCGGCGAAGGGGCCGTCGTCTCGCTGAAGGTCGGCCACAGCGACGTCCAGAAGCTGCGTGAGGCCGCCGAGGACGCCAGACGCTGGGACTCCAAGTACGGGGGCGGCGACTGGCGTTCCTCGATGGTGCCCGAGTGTCTGCGGGTGGAGGCGGCGCCGCTGCTGCTCGGGGCGTACTCGGACGAGGTGGGCAGGGCCCTGTTCGGCGCGAGCGCCGAACTGACGCGCCTGGCCGGCTGGATGGCCTTCGACACGGGACAGCAGGAGGCCGCCCAGCGCTACTACATCCAGGCGCTGCGGCTGGCGCGCGCGGCCGCCGATGTGCCCCTGGGGGGCTATGTCCTGGCCTCCATGTCGCTCCAGGCGACCTATCGCGGCTTCGGCGACGAGGGCATCGACCTCGCCCAGGCCGCACTGGAACGCAACCGCGGCCTGGCCACGGCCCGCACCATGAGCTTCTTCCGGCTCATCGAGGCCCGCGCCCACGCACGCGCGGGGGACGCCCAGGCGGCCGGCGCGGCCCTGAAGGCCGCCGAGGGCTGGCTGGAGCGGGCCCGTGACGGCGACAACGACCCGTCCTGGCTCGGCTTCTACTCGTACGACCGCTTCGCGGCCGACGCCGCCGAGTGCTACCGCGACCTCAAGGCCCCCCGCCAGGTCCGCCGCTTCACCGAGCAGGCCCTGTCCCGGCCGACGGAGGAGTTCGTGCGCTCCCACGGTCTGCGCCTGGTGGTGTCGGCGGTCGCCGAACTGGAGTCGGGGAACCTGGACGCGGCGTGCGAGCAGGGAGTGCGGGCGGTGGAGGTCGCCGGGCGCATATCGTCGGCGCGCACCACCGAGTATGTGCGGGATCTGCTGCACCGGCTGGAGCCCTACGGCGACGAGCCACGCGTGGTGGAACTGCGCGAACGGGCGCGTCCCCTGCTGATGGCCCCTGCCTGAGCCAGGGGGCCCGACGCCCTGAGCCCGCGGCGACCCGTCGACGGCCGGTGGCCCACGCCCCCTACGTCGACGGCTGTGCCCCAGCGGCCAGTGTCCCCCGCGGTCCGTGCCGCCCGCGGTCCGTGCCGCCCGCGGTCCGTGCCCCGGTGGTCTGTGCGCCGGTGGTCTGTGCGCCGACGGCCGCGCGTCGACGCCCGGTGCCCAGCAGCCAGTGCTCCGGCGATCCGTGCGTCGACGGCGGTGGCCCCACGGTCCGTACCCCAGCGGTCCGTGCGTCGACGGCCGCGCCGACGGCCCCGCGCCGGGCAGCCCCGCTCCCCTCGGACGGCCCCGCCGGGGTGGCCCCAGGGATCGCACGGGGCTGCCCAGGGGTCGCGCCGGGCCCAGCGGGCTCACAGGGCCGTACGGGCCGCACAGGGCCCAGGGGGCCGCACAGGGACAGGCCGCAGCCCCGGCAGCCGACCGGCCACCGAGGGCACGGACCACCGACGCGGGGCCGCCGCAGGGCCGAACCGTCAGGCGCCGTCCCTGCGGCGCGCCGACGGCGCGCCCGCGGCCGTGGCGAAAGGGTGCCGAGGTGTCGGCCTCCCCGCTTCGAGGGCATTGTCAGTGGCACGGTGCACCATCGGAACCGGGAGGTGGAGCAGGTGCGGAAGGTCGCCTACGACTGCGACGTCCTGGTGATCGGCGGCGGCATCGTCGGCCTGTCGACGGCGTATGCCCTCAGCCGCGCCGCGCCCGGCACCCGGGTGACGGTCCTGGAGAAGGAGGCCGGCCCGGCCCGCCACCAGACGGGACGCAACAGCGGGGTCATCCACAGCGGGATCTACTACCGCCCCGGCTCCCTCAAGGCCCGGTACGCGGTGGGGGGTGCCGCCGAGATGGTCAAGTTCTGCGCGGAGTACGGCATCCCGCACGCCGTGACGGGCAAGCTGATCGTCGCGACCGAGCGGGAGGAGCTGCCGCGGCTGCACGCCCTGGTCCAGCGCGGCCGGGAGAACGGCATCCCGGTGCGAGAGCTGGGCCCGGCCCAGTTGACGGAGTACGAGCCGGAGGTGCGGGGGCTCGCGGCCATCCGGGTGGGCACGACCGGCGTCTGCGACTTCGCGGCGGTCGCCCGGCAGCTGGGCGAGGCCTCGGGCGCGGAGCTCCGGTACGGCGCCGAGGTGGTGCGGATCGACCGGCGCCCCTCGCTGGGCGTCGCCGTGCGCACCGCCGACGGGACGGTCCTCCGCGCCCGGGCGCTGGTGAACTGCGCCGGGCTGCACTGCGACCGGGTGGCCCGGCTGACCGGGGACGACCCCGGCATGCGGATCGTGCCGTTCCGGGGCGAGTACTACGTGCTGGCCCGGCCCGAGCTGGTGCGGGGGCTGGTGTATCCGGTGCCGGATCCGGCGTTCCCCTTCCTCGGGGTGCATCTGACCCGGGGGATCGACCAGGAGGTCCACATCGGGCCGAACGCGGTGCCGGCCCTCGCCCGCGAGGGCTATGGATGGGGGGTCGTACGACCGCGGGAGCTGGGCACCACGGTGCTCTGGCCCGGCTCCTGGCATCTGGCGCGGCGGCACTGGCGGTACGGGGCGGGGGAGCTGCGGCGGTCCGTGTCCAAGGCGGCGTTCACCAGGGCGGTGCGAAGACTGCTGCCCCAGGTCCGGGCGGAGGATCTGGTGCGGGCCCCTGCCGGGGTGCGGGCGCAGGCCGTGCTGCGGGACGGCACCCTGATGGACGACTTCCTGATCCGGGAGGGAGCACGGGCGGTGCATGTGCTGAACGCGCCGTCGCCCGCGGCCACCGCGTCGCTGCCGATCGGACGTGAGGTGGCGCGCCGGGCGCTGGCCGCCCTGGAGCGCGGGTGACCGGGCCCGCCTCCCCGTAAAATCGGTACCACTGTGTCTGACTCCCTCGACTTCGCCCCCGAAAAGCAGCAGGCCGCCCCCGACGGTACGGGCGGCCGGCCGCCCGCTGCGTCCGTCCGGCACACCCGTGCCAAGGGTGAGCCCCGGTTCCCCGACGGACCGAAGGCCGACCCCGCCGGGTCGCACTTCGAGCGGCGGATCCGAAGCTTCCAGCCGCGGCGCAGCCGGGTGACGGCCGGGCAGGCGGACGCCCTGCAGCGGCTGTGGCCCGCCTGGGGGCTGGACATCGACGGGCAGCCCCTCGATCTCACCGAGCTGTTCGGGAACACCCGCCCCGTGGTGCTGGAGATCGGCTTCGGCATGGGCGAGGCCACCGCGCGGATGGCCGCCGCCGACCCGGACACCAACATCCTCGCCGTGGATGTGCACACCCCCGGTCAGGGCCATCTGCTCCAGCTGGCCGAGCGCGACGGGCTGACCAACGTCCGCGTCGGCAACGGCGATGCGATCATCCTGCTCCGCGAGATGCTCCCGCCGCACTGCCTCGGCGGGCTGCGCGTCTACTTCCCCGACCCCTGGCCCAAGAAGCGGCACCACAAGCGGCGGCTGATCCAGCCCGAGTTCCTCACCCTCGCCGCCACCCGCCTCCGGCCGGGCGCAACGGTGCACTGCGCGACGGACTGGGAGCCGTACGCCGAACAGATGCTCGAGGTCCTCACCGCCCACCCCGACTTCGAGAACACGCAGCCCGACGGCGGTTATGCGCCACGCCCCGGCTTCCGGCCGCTGACCCGTTTCGAGGGTCAGGGACTGGACAAGGGTCATGTGGTGAACGACCTGCTGTTCCGGCGCGTGCCGCTCCCGGATCAGCCTTCCACCGGCGGCTGAGCGCCGCGGGCCCACCGGGCGCCGCCACGGCGGCGCCCCTCCCCCGTTAGGGTCGATGCCTTGGCCAGCTGTCCCCC encodes:
- a CDS encoding asparagine synthase-related protein codes for the protein MRWLVGWSSTAAATAGPGSAGATGYDGETVHPVGSQLLWGDPDPLWAVGDWRPDEVRVVKADEETSIAVLGTCRASDEELRVSLFAARGGALRHLTAWAGSYTAVVRVGRRTTVCGDLAGARPVFHTPWAGGTAYATAALPLADLIEADLDFGHLAALLAAPDVPAAVHDSTPYDGVRRIPPGHALILRAGAREIAGYEPVASLAVAAPPADPSAAVDAVRDALVEAVRARLAAPRHVPGSGVDPGPVPGMGPAERRAARGMPVPGIGADLSGGPASGTLALLAAGLPGTPGTLLGHGTAAGERLLAVTFNDLAVGGREAELERAGALAANPRLHHVVVTGGEEMLPYADLDGPLTDEPGPSLVTAARHRARLAAGSADHLAGYGARQVLDAHPARLADLLMDRKRRHLVRPVAALAKADGSVMVPARVYGAARKLARTSYPAGIDGLADRLMRRRFEEPGGAVGASLAALTWARPGPAARWLTGEALAEVSVRLQGAAARAGGGPGQRPGDFRARAALARQAADLRVLEQAAEIRSQRLHLPFLDNQVVRACRALPEALRVRPGARAAILRTVLEGAGVGPLPLGWGAPSHASAAAAARTGVRVAAHSLISLFDTPLLAEAGLVEARVVREALRDAADGAPLPLDGLADLVSLELWLRRLLARRGTCWTGTPARARAVPAGIAPRGRVLGAGA
- the trmB gene encoding tRNA (guanosine(46)-N7)-methyltransferase TrmB — protein: MSDSLDFAPEKQQAAPDGTGGRPPAASVRHTRAKGEPRFPDGPKADPAGSHFERRIRSFQPRRSRVTAGQADALQRLWPAWGLDIDGQPLDLTELFGNTRPVVLEIGFGMGEATARMAAADPDTNILAVDVHTPGQGHLLQLAERDGLTNVRVGNGDAIILLREMLPPHCLGGLRVYFPDPWPKKRHHKRRLIQPEFLTLAATRLRPGATVHCATDWEPYAEQMLEVLTAHPDFENTQPDGGYAPRPGFRPLTRFEGQGLDKGHVVNDLLFRRVPLPDQPSTGG
- the lhgO gene encoding L-2-hydroxyglutarate oxidase, yielding MHHRNREVEQVRKVAYDCDVLVIGGGIVGLSTAYALSRAAPGTRVTVLEKEAGPARHQTGRNSGVIHSGIYYRPGSLKARYAVGGAAEMVKFCAEYGIPHAVTGKLIVATEREELPRLHALVQRGRENGIPVRELGPAQLTEYEPEVRGLAAIRVGTTGVCDFAAVARQLGEASGAELRYGAEVVRIDRRPSLGVAVRTADGTVLRARALVNCAGLHCDRVARLTGDDPGMRIVPFRGEYYVLARPELVRGLVYPVPDPAFPFLGVHLTRGIDQEVHIGPNAVPALAREGYGWGVVRPRELGTTVLWPGSWHLARRHWRYGAGELRRSVSKAAFTRAVRRLLPQVRAEDLVRAPAGVRAQAVLRDGTLMDDFLIREGARAVHVLNAPSPAATASLPIGREVARRALAALERG